GTTCAGCTGGGCGCGCTGCAGACTCGCGATGTCGGCGCGGAAGCGTTCGGAGATCGCGAGCCCGGCGGCGTCGTCCGCGGCGGAGTTGATGCGCAGGCCGGACGCAAGGCGTGCGCTGGACCGCGCGACCGCGCTCTCCGCCGTGCGCAGCGAGCGGATGGCGCCGAGGCTGATTCCCATGGAGCCGATGCGGAAGGACATGTCGAGACCCCGACGAGGCGGTCACGGCCGCCTCGCCACGACGCGTCCCCCTCCGGTTCGCGTGGTGCTGTCATGGATCCGGGTTCGGCTTTCAGTCTGAAACGGTGAAGGGAAATCCCGGATTTCGAGCTGAAATGCGGGCTTCCATCTAGAACCACCTACGCAGCGAACGCGCAGGTCGGGCCGAAACTGCGGTCCTCTGAAACGCAGAACGGCGACCGTGCCGTGCGCGGTCGCCGTCCGATCGGTCGAGGGGATGGCGCGTCCGGCTACCCGCCGAGCGCCGCCAGCGTGACCTGCTGGCGCCGCTTGGCGATCTCCTCGTCGGTTTCCTCGATGACGACCTCGTCGGGCACGATGTCGAAGATGACCTCGCCGGCGGCGACGACGGCGCCGTCGCTGTCGACCATTCGGTTCTTCGTGATCGTGCCGGAGAAAGGCGCCAGCACCTTGTTGAACATCTTCATCACCTCGATGATGAAGAGCGGCTGACCCTCTTCGAAGTGGTCGCCTTCGTCGATCAGCATCGGAAGGTGCGGTGCCTCGCGGGCGTAGAACGAGCCGCCCATCGGCGTCACGATTTCGTTCGCGGAGGCCTTCGGCGGCGGCGCGAGGGCCCGGCGCAGGGTCTCCTGGTTCTCCTCGTCCATGAACCGCGCGGGGAAGACCGGCTCGAGGGCGTCGTCGATCGTGATGTCGAGGAGCTCCGACTGGATGCCGAGTCGCGGGATCATCAGCAGCAGCGATGCGCCGACCTGATAACCGCGATGGGCCGCCTGGCAGGCGTCCCACTTCGAAGCATCGCTCCCGACGAGCGCCTCGATCGGTCCGCCCCGGAGCGCGACGTCGACCTTGCCCCAATCGTCGGAGCCGATCGCCGTGGCGACGCGATCGTAGAACGCGAGGGCGTCCTGCAGGATCGCGTCGTCGTGCTCCCAGATCATGTCGCTGGCCGGTTTGCCAGGAGCGGTCTCCATGTTCAAGTAGTGGTAGAGGTCGCGCAGGAAGTGGACTGGATTCGCGGCGAACTCCACGTCGTTCCCGTCCCGCGTCCAGAGCTTCCCGTCGTAGAGGCCGAGGAAGCCGGTCAGCGCGTGGGCATCGCCGACGAGCCGGCGGATCGGGCGGAGCAGGAGCGTCTCCTGAGCCATGAGCGTGGTGCGCGCGGAGGCGTCGTCGAGCTTTCCGAGGACGACACTCGCGGCGATGTCCATGTCGACGTCCCGGGCGAGCGTCTCGAGCGCGCCGACCGCCGCCAGATACGGCCCCATGAAGCGCGTGTTCGGCTTCATCATGGGCTCGAGGCCGAGGGTCCAGTTGATCAGGCCGTAGTGGAGCGGGATCGACGTCTGGAGGTTGTCGCCCCGGAGCTCCATGCGGCGGATGATCTCCGCGAGACGCTCCAGGTTGTCGGCCCGGCTCGTGCCGTCGCAGAGGATCAGCGCGATGTTCGAGTCGTAGGCGCCGGCCAGGTTGTAGTACGGGAAGGAGCCCGTGTCGGGATTCCGGGTGCCGATCCCCTGGTCGTCGCGGTGTTCGTAGTCGAGGGGCTTCGACCAGCCGCGGATCACGCCGCCGGCGTGCGGCTGGAGCGCGGCGTTCACCGCGTTGACGCGCACCTCGGCGCCCGAGACCGCGCGCAGGATCCGCTTCGGCTTCGGCATGCGGGGGCCGTGGACGGCGAGCAGCGCCATCGCCTCGATCAGGCGCTCGACCTCGAAGAACTCCGTCGGGTCGTCCGGGTTCGTGAAGCGCATCTTGTAGGCGAGCTCGGAGCAGCCGTGCTCGACCTGGATCCGCGTGTTCATCTCCATGAAGAAGTGGTCGAAGCCCTCGACGATGCACTCGAAGGTCGAGACGCTGTCGAGGCCGACGCCCTGGCCGAAGCGGGCGCCGTCTTCTTCCATCGCGCGGAGCGTGTCGCGCTCCTTGGTCAGGTTGGCGGCGTGCTTCGGGTTGTCCGTCTGCTTGGCCGCCGTCTCCAGGAGCTCGTCGGTCAGCGAGAACTCGAGCTGCTTCTGCTCGCGCATCTGGATCGAGCAGTCGCGGCCACCCAGGGTGATCGCCCACTCGCCGTTGCCGACGACCTGGATCTCGTTGTGGCGGGTGGTCTCGAGGTTGAGCTCGATCAGGAAGTTCCGGTTCGAGCCGGGCTC
Above is a genomic segment from bacterium containing:
- a CDS encoding biotin carboxylase, with amino-acid sequence MLDRNGNMIKAHESDSDWIRSFDISDVKCLVVCRGPVRKEAFDVFDEIGIREYGMLLSEKDSVVYPRCLAPELRDLRFPSNVHRVADYMGVGQAEKLERIDEIIEIAESNGYTHIFAGYGFMAEDSDFIKAIEAAPTVQFMGPSSTTIDRAGAKDEAKKLARSLGNAVVPGIDNVSALALIERCGDQKSLEALAKELGLAFTWNGDVDLAENAEQLLQAGYAKSIEIVTIEELQKAAEKESQKIWEQYPGKRIRYKCIGGGGGKGQRVVTNGGETAAAVMDILAEQKVLEPGSNRNFLIELNLETTRHNEIQVVGNGEWAITLGGRDCSIQMREQKQLEFSLTDELLETAAKQTDNPKHAANLTKERDTLRAMEEDGARFGQGVGLDSVSTFECIVEGFDHFFMEMNTRIQVEHGCSELAYKMRFTNPDDPTEFFEVERLIEAMALLAVHGPRMPKPKRILRAVSGAEVRVNAVNAALQPHAGGVIRGWSKPLDYEHRDDQGIGTRNPDTGSFPYYNLAGAYDSNIALILCDGTSRADNLERLAEIIRRMELRGDNLQTSIPLHYGLINWTLGLEPMMKPNTRFMGPYLAAVGALETLARDVDMDIAASVVLGKLDDASARTTLMAQETLLLRPIRRLVGDAHALTGFLGLYDGKLWTRDGNDVEFAANPVHFLRDLYHYLNMETAPGKPASDMIWEHDDAILQDALAFYDRVATAIGSDDWGKVDVALRGGPIEALVGSDASKWDACQAAHRGYQVGASLLLMIPRLGIQSELLDITIDDALEPVFPARFMDEENQETLRRALAPPPKASANEIVTPMGGSFYAREAPHLPMLIDEGDHFEEGQPLFIIEVMKMFNKVLAPFSGTITKNRMVDSDGAVVAAGEVIFDIVPDEVVIEETDEEIAKRRQQVTLAALGG